In the Nitrospirales bacterium LBB_01 genome, one interval contains:
- the rpmJ gene encoding 50S ribosomal protein L36, translating into MKVRASVKPICSKCKLIKRKGVLRVICEIPKHKQRQG; encoded by the coding sequence GTGAAAGTCAGGGCATCGGTTAAGCCAATATGTTCAAAGTGCAAGTTGATAAAGCGCAAGGGTGTGTTGCGGGTGATATGTGAGATACCAAAGCACAAACAACGGCAAGGTTAA
- the rpsK gene encoding 30S ribosomal protein S11 — translation MPPRKRKGPKKEKKRVASGIAHVQTTFNNTLVTISDTSGNVLVWSSAGSLGFKGSRKGTPYAAQIAAETAAKKAIEMGMKQIDVFIKGPGAGRESAIRAIQAAGIDVNLIKDVTPVPHNGCKPPKRRRV, via the coding sequence ATGCCGCCGAGAAAGCGTAAAGGGCCAAAGAAAGAAAAAAAGCGCGTAGCCAGCGGAATAGCACATGTGCAGACAACGTTCAACAACACTCTGGTTACGATAAGCGATACCTCGGGCAATGTGTTGGTGTGGTCATCTGCAGGCAGTCTGGGTTTTAAGGGATCAAGAAAGGGAACGCCCTATGCGGCTCAGATAGCGGCGGAGACGGCGGCAAAAAAGGCCATAGAGATGGGAATGAAACAGATAGACGTCTTTATAAAGGGACCGGGAGCTGGTCGTGAATCAGCTATAAGAGCCATACAGGCGGCAGGCATTGATGTTAATTTAATAAAGGACGTAACTCCGGTGCCTCATAACGGATGTAAACCTCCAAAAAGGAGGCGAGTGTAA
- the rplN gene encoding 50S ribosomal protein L14 — MIQVETVLDVADNSGAKKVQCIKVLGGYKKRYARIGDIIVVSVKEAIPLSNVKKGSVAKAVVVRTRKETRRADGTYIRFQQNAAVLINAALEPVGTRIFGPVARELRWKEFTKIISLAPEVL; from the coding sequence ATGATACAGGTTGAAACGGTTTTGGATGTCGCTGATAATTCAGGTGCCAAAAAAGTCCAGTGTATAAAGGTGCTTGGCGGATATAAGAAGCGGTATGCCCGTATTGGCGACATAATTGTTGTAAGCGTTAAGGAGGCAATACCTCTAAGTAACGTGAAAAAGGGATCGGTTGCCAAAGCGGTTGTCGTCAGAACACGTAAAGAGACAAGACGGGCAGACGGCACATATATCAGGTTCCAACAAAATGCAGCGGTTTTAATCAATGCGGCACTTGAACCTGTAGGTACTCGTATATTTGGTCCTGTGGCAAGGGAGTTAAGGTGGAAAGAGTTTACTAAAATAATATCACTTGCACCAGAGGTGCTTTAA
- the rplO gene encoding 50S ribosomal protein L15 yields MNINELSPAEGSTKNVKRIGRGTGSGRGKTSGKGHKGQKARAGAGKRLGFEGGQMPLQRRLPKRGFKNIPFKTEYGIINVDDIDSIVDLNEITPEVLFERGIIKKFHSGLKVLGRGELTRPVKVVANVFSKTAQEKITQAGGQAVQL; encoded by the coding sequence GTGAATATAAATGAGTTAAGCCCGGCTGAGGGCAGCACAAAGAACGTAAAGCGGATAGGACGCGGTACGGGCTCTGGGCGTGGCAAGACCTCGGGTAAGGGGCATAAGGGACAGAAGGCTCGTGCCGGAGCTGGTAAAAGATTAGGCTTTGAAGGCGGTCAGATGCCGCTTCAGAGAAGACTTCCTAAGAGAGGATTTAAGAATATTCCTTTTAAGACAGAGTACGGAATCATAAATGTTGACGATATTGATTCGATTGTGGATTTAAACGAGATAACTCCAGAGGTGCTCTTTGAGCGGGGGATTATAAAGAAATTCCACAGCGGTTTAAAGGTGTTAGGTAGAGGTGAGTTGACACGGCCAGTGAAGGTAGTGGCTAATGTTTTTAGTAAAACAGCGCAAGAAAAAATAACACAAGCCGGCGGACAGGCCGTACAGCTATAG
- the rpmD gene encoding 50S ribosomal protein L30, whose translation MYKITQKRGYAGLTEQMRRTLAALGLRKPGMVVVKEDIPSIRGMIRKVSHLLSVEVLKG comes from the coding sequence ATGTACAAGATAACGCAAAAGAGGGGTTATGCCGGATTAACTGAGCAAATGAGAAGAACACTGGCAGCGCTTGGGTTAAGAAAGCCCGGCATGGTTGTTGTTAAAGAGGATATTCCTTCCATAAGAGGGATGATTCGCAAAGTGTCGCATCTGCTTTCGGTAGAGGTATTGAAGGGTTAA
- a CDS encoding 50S ribosomal protein L24, with protein MGLSIKKEDTVIVLTGKEKGKRGRVIKSLPDKDSVLIENVNIVKKHMKPNKKYSQGGIIEKEYPLHISKVMLLCSRCSKPTRIGTIELEGGKKVRVCKKCKEVMD; from the coding sequence ATGGGACTTAGTATAAAAAAAGAAGATACTGTGATTGTGCTGACGGGCAAGGAAAAGGGCAAAAGAGGCCGCGTCATAAAGAGTCTGCCCGATAAGGACAGTGTGCTTATAGAAAATGTCAATATAGTAAAAAAGCACATGAAGCCCAATAAAAAGTACTCACAGGGTGGAATAATTGAAAAGGAATACCCGCTGCACATATCAAAAGTGATGCTCTTGTGCAGCCGTTGCAGCAAACCAACCAGAATAGGTACAATAGAGCTTGAGGGTGGTAAGAAGGTCAGGGTTTGTAAGAAATGCAAGGAGGTTATGGATTAA
- the rpmC gene encoding 50S ribosomal protein L29, which produces MKKAAELKSLTETELITKERELRKELFNLRFQSATGEIQNPMRCRAVRKDIARVLTIKTQLKAGKGNA; this is translated from the coding sequence TTGAAAAAAGCGGCAGAATTAAAATCCTTGACAGAAACGGAGCTTATTACAAAGGAAAGGGAACTGAGGAAAGAGCTATTTAATCTCAGGTTTCAAAGCGCAACAGGCGAGATACAAAACCCGATGCGCTGCAGAGCCGTACGAAAGGACATTGCAAGGGTGTTGACAATAAAAACACAACTTAAGGCGGGAAAAGGAAATGCCTAA
- the rplP gene encoding 50S ribosomal protein L16 — translation MLMPKKVKYRKMMKGNMNGKAYRGCDVSFGEFGLKALEPGWITSRQIESARIAITRYAKRGCKLWIRIFPDKPITKKPAETRMGKGKGNLEYWVAVVKPGRMLYELSGVTEETAKEAMRLASFKLPISTKFVRREEAVV, via the coding sequence ATGTTGATGCCTAAAAAGGTAAAATACAGAAAAATGATGAAAGGTAACATGAATGGTAAGGCTTACCGCGGTTGCGATGTCTCATTCGGTGAGTTTGGTCTTAAAGCTCTTGAACCGGGCTGGATAACCAGCAGACAGATTGAATCTGCAAGAATTGCCATTACGAGATACGCAAAGAGAGGCTGTAAGCTTTGGATAAGGATTTTTCCTGATAAGCCTATAACTAAAAAACCTGCTGAGACAAGAATGGGTAAGGGAAAGGGTAACCTTGAGTACTGGGTAGCAGTGGTAAAACCAGGCAGGATGCTCTATGAATTATCTGGTGTAACCGAGGAGACGGCTAAAGAAGCCATGCGGCTTGCCTCGTTTAAGCTTCCAATATCAACAAAGTTTGTGCGTAGAGAGGAGGCTGTGGTTTGA
- the secY gene encoding preprotein translocase subunit SecY — protein MGALSSFKNILRIEELKKRVLFTFALLIVYRIGAHVPTPGINGEQLSKFLTDKGGALMGFFDMFSGGALSRVTIFALGIMPYISASIIFQLLTVVIPAIAKLAKEGEEGRKKITQYTRYGTVLISMVQSFGISVGLETMANGQFIQHPGWAFRILTMLTLTAGTAFIMWLGEQITERGIGNGISLIIFAGIVARLPNAIITTGRLIKAGELSIILLLIVVAMMVAVIAGIIYMERGQRKLPVQYAKRVVGRKVYGGQSTHLPLKINTSGVIPPIFASSIIMFPATIAGFIAVPWVQAFAKQLTPGSALHDLIYVMMIVFFCYFYTAIVFNPVDISDNLKKYGGYIPGIRPGKNTSDYIFRVLSRLTFVGAIYLSVVCVLPSILISKFRVPFYFGGTSLLIVVGVALDTVSQIESHLLTRSYDGLLKKGKLKGRRG, from the coding sequence TTGGGAGCACTTTCAAGTTTCAAAAACATACTCAGAATAGAGGAGTTAAAAAAGCGGGTACTATTTACCTTTGCTCTTCTTATAGTTTATAGAATTGGCGCACATGTGCCCACACCAGGTATAAATGGCGAACAGTTAAGCAAATTTCTCACCGATAAGGGCGGCGCCCTTATGGGATTTTTTGATATGTTTTCAGGCGGCGCCCTTTCCAGAGTTACGATTTTTGCTCTTGGTATAATGCCATACATCAGCGCCTCCATCATTTTTCAGCTCCTTACGGTAGTAATCCCTGCCATTGCAAAGCTTGCAAAGGAGGGCGAGGAGGGGCGAAAGAAAATCACGCAATACACTCGTTACGGCACAGTTTTAATCAGCATGGTGCAGTCGTTTGGAATATCCGTGGGGCTTGAAACTATGGCTAACGGACAGTTCATACAGCATCCGGGATGGGCCTTCAGGATTTTAACCATGCTGACGCTTACCGCAGGCACGGCCTTTATCATGTGGTTAGGAGAGCAGATAACTGAAAGAGGCATAGGTAACGGGATTTCCCTGATTATATTTGCAGGAATTGTCGCAAGGCTTCCCAATGCAATTATAACCACAGGCAGGCTTATAAAGGCTGGAGAGCTGTCAATTATACTGCTCTTGATTGTGGTTGCCATGATGGTAGCCGTAATAGCTGGCATAATTTATATGGAAAGAGGACAGAGGAAACTACCGGTTCAATATGCAAAACGGGTAGTTGGACGCAAAGTTTATGGTGGTCAAAGTACCCACCTGCCTCTGAAAATTAACACATCAGGGGTTATTCCTCCGATATTTGCATCCTCGATAATAATGTTTCCAGCGACAATAGCAGGGTTTATTGCAGTGCCTTGGGTGCAGGCGTTTGCTAAGCAGCTGACACCTGGTTCCGCCCTCCATGACTTAATTTATGTGATGATGATAGTGTTTTTCTGCTATTTTTATACGGCAATAGTGTTTAATCCTGTGGATATATCTGATAATCTGAAAAAGTATGGAGGTTACATTCCAGGAATACGTCCAGGTAAAAACACATCTGATTATATATTCAGGGTGCTTTCACGACTGACATTTGTGGGCGCCATATATCTGTCTGTAGTGTGTGTGCTGCCCAGCATACTGATAAGCAAGTTTAGGGTACCGTTTTATTTTGGCGGCACGTCGCTTCTGATTGTGGTAGGAGTAGCGCTTGATACGGTATCACAGATAGAGTCGCACCTTCTTACCAGATCGTACGACGGCCTTCTTAAAAAGGGCAAGCTAAAAGGACGAAGAGGATAG
- the rpsQ gene encoding 30S ribosomal protein S17 — MPKKLYTGDVISDKMDKTVTVAITSLYQHPRYKKTMKHTLKVKAHDEQNMCKIGDRVSVMEGKPVSKTKRWVVVNKQDKKEHADDTG, encoded by the coding sequence ATGCCTAAGAAGCTTTATACCGGAGATGTGATTAGTGATAAGATGGACAAAACTGTTACAGTTGCCATAACGTCCCTCTACCAGCATCCGCGCTATAAAAAGACGATGAAACACACGTTAAAGGTCAAAGCGCATGATGAACAGAACATGTGTAAGATTGGCGACAGAGTGTCGGTGATGGAGGGAAAGCCAGTCAGTAAGACAAAACGCTGGGTAGTAGTGAATAAACAAGACAAAAAGGAGCACGCTGATGATACAGGTTGA
- the rplE gene encoding 50S ribosomal protein L5, translating into MDVRMRDKYKKEIVPKLMKDFSYKNIMQVPRLTKVVLNVGLGEAIQDIKLLDAAQKELEAISGQKSVVTKAKKSIAGFKLRKGMPIGCMVTLRGVMMYEFLDRFITLSLPRIRDFKGISGKSFDGRGNFSTGVREQFIFPEIDYDKVNTVHGLNVVVCSTARNDKECKALLKEFGMPFRD; encoded by the coding sequence ATGGATGTTCGGATGAGGGATAAATACAAAAAGGAAATAGTGCCTAAGTTAATGAAGGACTTTTCATATAAAAACATAATGCAGGTGCCGCGTCTTACTAAGGTGGTGTTGAATGTCGGGCTTGGCGAGGCGATACAGGATATAAAACTGCTTGATGCAGCACAGAAAGAGCTTGAGGCAATTTCAGGGCAAAAGTCGGTTGTAACGAAGGCTAAGAAGTCTATAGCAGGGTTTAAGTTAAGAAAAGGTATGCCGATAGGCTGTATGGTAACACTGCGCGGGGTTATGATGTATGAATTTCTGGACAGGTTTATAACGCTCTCGTTACCAAGAATCAGGGATTTTAAGGGCATTTCCGGTAAGTCTTTTGACGGCAGGGGTAATTTTTCAACAGGAGTCAGAGAGCAGTTTATATTTCCTGAGATAGATTACGATAAGGTCAACACAGTGCATGGACTTAACGTTGTAGTGTGTTCAACAGCAAGAAACGACAAGGAGTGTAAGGCACTGCTTAAAGAGTTTGGAATGCCCTTTAGAGACTGA
- the map gene encoding type I methionyl aminopeptidase: protein MIIIKSDDEIRKISKASKIVAEILANIGDFIKPGITTKDLELFSESLIKKHGAIPAFKGYRGYPSSLCVSINDEVVHGIPSHKRTVKDGDIVSIDIGVVYRGFIGDAAKTYAVGKIKQEAVRLLAVTEESLYKGIKEAVPGKRVSDISHAIQSYVEGNGYSVVRTFVGHGVGRDLHEEPQIPNYGAPHKGPRLKRGMVLAIEPMVNIGGYEVKVLEDGWTAVTGDGTLSAHFEHTVLVTEGEPEVLTVLEN, encoded by the coding sequence GTGATAATAATAAAGTCAGATGATGAAATTAGAAAAATATCAAAGGCATCTAAAATCGTAGCTGAGATATTGGCAAACATTGGAGATTTTATAAAACCGGGAATAACAACTAAGGATTTGGAATTGTTTTCAGAGAGTTTAATAAAAAAACACGGGGCAATTCCTGCGTTTAAAGGCTACAGGGGGTATCCATCGAGTCTCTGTGTTTCTATAAACGATGAGGTAGTGCACGGCATTCCGTCTCATAAGCGAACGGTTAAGGATGGCGATATAGTTAGTATTGACATCGGAGTCGTTTATAGGGGCTTCATTGGGGACGCAGCTAAGACCTATGCTGTTGGAAAGATTAAACAGGAGGCAGTAAGACTGTTAGCGGTTACAGAGGAGTCTCTTTATAAGGGAATCAAAGAGGCAGTACCTGGCAAAAGGGTGTCAGACATATCACATGCGATTCAGAGTTATGTTGAAGGTAACGGATACTCAGTGGTAAGGACATTTGTAGGGCATGGGGTTGGCAGAGATCTTCATGAAGAGCCTCAGATACCCAACTACGGTGCGCCGCATAAGGGACCCAGGCTTAAGCGTGGGATGGTTTTAGCAATAGAACCTATGGTAAACATCGGCGGGTACGAGGTAAAGGTACTTGAGGACGGTTGGACAGCAGTTACTGGTGACGGTACACTGTCTGCACATTTTGAACACACGGTACTGGTTACCGAAGGAGAACCGGAGGTATTAACGGTGCTGGAAAATTGA
- a CDS encoding 50S ribosomal protein L18, whose amino-acid sequence MNRDKIELRERRHLRVRKKVTGTQERPRLTVYKSLNHMYAQIIDDTAGRTLVSASTLEKEIRQLPNHKGNVKSAGLVGDIIAKRAKDKGIQKVVFDKGGFKYHGRVEAVAKAAREAGLEF is encoded by the coding sequence TTGAACAGAGATAAGATAGAATTAAGAGAAAGAAGGCATTTAAGGGTAAGAAAGAAGGTGACTGGAACCCAAGAAAGGCCGAGGCTTACCGTCTATAAAAGCCTAAACCATATGTATGCCCAGATAATAGATGACACAGCAGGGCGCACGCTTGTCAGTGCCTCAACGTTGGAGAAGGAAATTAGACAGTTGCCAAACCACAAGGGCAATGTTAAATCTGCTGGGCTTGTAGGAGACATCATAGCCAAACGGGCTAAAGACAAGGGAATCCAAAAGGTAGTGTTTGATAAAGGTGGATTTAAGTATCATGGCAGGGTTGAGGCTGTGGCAAAGGCGGCAAGAGAGGCAGGACTTGAGTTTTAA
- the rplV gene encoding 50S ribosomal protein L22, whose translation MESKALLRYARITPQKARRVVRLIAGKKASEAMTMLEYMPYRGAVLIKKLLKSAMANAEQSDVADPENMKLQRVYVDEGPMMRRIMPRAMGRANVIKKKTSHITVVLSE comes from the coding sequence ATGGAATCAAAAGCACTATTACGGTATGCGCGTATTACACCTCAGAAGGCACGGCGGGTTGTTAGGCTGATAGCTGGAAAGAAGGCAAGTGAGGCTATGACGATGTTAGAGTATATGCCCTACAGAGGGGCAGTGCTTATTAAGAAACTGCTGAAATCTGCAATGGCAAATGCTGAGCAGAGCGACGTTGCCGATCCGGAAAACATGAAGCTTCAACGTGTGTATGTCGATGAGGGACCAATGATGAGGCGCATTATGCCACGGGCTATGGGCAGGGCAAATGTAATAAAGAAAAAAACGAGCCACATAACAGTGGTTCTATCAGAGTGA
- the rpsE gene encoding 30S ribosomal protein S5: MGRIEHEDLDLQEKVVFINRVAKVVKGGRRFSFSALVVVGDGNGIVGVGKGKANEVPEAIRKAVEKAKKGLLKFPVKDGTIPHRIIGYCGSGMVVLNPGKEGTGLIAGGPVRAVLEVAGVHNVVAKSIGSTNAFNAVGATVDGLTKLKDTEAVLKLRGRNDENYHAKEAGK; encoded by the coding sequence GTGGGTAGAATAGAGCACGAGGATTTGGACTTACAAGAAAAGGTGGTCTTTATAAACCGAGTGGCAAAGGTCGTAAAGGGTGGTCGCAGGTTTTCATTTAGCGCTCTTGTTGTTGTGGGAGATGGTAACGGAATCGTGGGAGTAGGCAAGGGTAAGGCTAATGAAGTGCCTGAGGCTATACGGAAAGCGGTTGAGAAGGCAAAAAAGGGACTCCTTAAGTTTCCTGTTAAAGACGGCACTATACCGCACAGAATAATCGGGTATTGCGGCTCGGGGATGGTTGTGTTAAATCCTGGCAAAGAGGGAACTGGGTTAATAGCAGGAGGCCCGGTGAGAGCGGTTTTAGAGGTAGCAGGTGTTCATAACGTGGTGGCTAAGTCGATTGGCAGCACAAATGCTTTTAACGCTGTCGGAGCAACTGTAGATGGACTGACAAAGTTAAAAGATACCGAGGCGGTGTTGAAGTTGCGTGGGCGTAATGACGAAAATTATCATGCTAAAGAGGCAGGTAAGTGA
- the infA gene encoding translation initiation factor IF-1 yields the protein MKFYKKSRSDKHKKATDEVKESTREDSIEVQGTIQEALPNAMFRVELENKQVVIAYVSGKMRIHYIKILPGDKVLVELSPYDLTKGRITYRYK from the coding sequence TTGAAATTTTATAAAAAATCAAGAAGCGATAAGCATAAAAAGGCAACTGATGAGGTAAAGGAATCAACCAGAGAGGATAGTATTGAGGTGCAGGGCACAATACAGGAGGCGTTGCCAAATGCAATGTTTAGGGTGGAATTAGAAAATAAACAGGTTGTGATAGCATATGTTTCCGGTAAAATGAGGATACACTACATAAAGATACTTCCCGGTGATAAGGTTTTAGTGGAATTGTCACCGTATGATTTGACAAAGGGCAGGATTACGTACAGGTACAAATAA
- the rpsH gene encoding 30S ribosomal protein S8, with protein sequence MMMTDPIADMLTRVRNAIMIRAEKVDIPASRIKLEIAKLLKEEGFIRAYKILKDKKQGVLRVSLKYVENKSVITGLQKVSTPGRRVYRGYKDVESVMGGVGIAILSTPKGIVTDNTSRQEKVGGEVIAHIW encoded by the coding sequence ATCATGATGACAGATCCGATAGCAGACATGCTGACCAGAGTTAGAAACGCCATAATGATACGGGCGGAAAAGGTGGATATACCGGCGTCCAGAATCAAGCTGGAAATAGCAAAATTATTAAAAGAAGAGGGTTTTATAAGGGCTTATAAGATATTAAAAGATAAAAAACAGGGCGTGTTGCGAGTGTCTTTGAAGTATGTGGAAAACAAAAGCGTAATAACAGGGCTTCAGAAAGTCAGCACCCCAGGTCGCAGAGTATATAGGGGTTACAAGGACGTGGAAAGTGTTATGGGAGGCGTAGGAATAGCAATACTCAGTACGCCTAAGGGAATTGTAACTGATAACACAAGCAGGCAGGAGAAGGTGGGCGGTGAGGTCATTGCCCATATCTGGTAA
- the rpsS gene encoding 30S ribosomal protein S19, giving the protein MPRSVKKGPFVEEKLLLKITKLQESGEKKIVKTWSRRSTIVPDFIGYTFAVYNGKKFIPVYVTENMIGHKLGEFSPTRTFKGHSGADKSAKTAKSTSVKGK; this is encoded by the coding sequence ATGCCCAGGTCAGTTAAAAAAGGTCCGTTTGTAGAGGAAAAGCTGTTGCTTAAAATAACCAAGCTGCAGGAAAGCGGCGAAAAGAAGATTGTCAAAACATGGTCAAGGCGCTCAACTATAGTGCCTGACTTTATCGGTTACACGTTTGCCGTCTATAACGGCAAAAAGTTTATACCGGTATATGTAACTGAAAATATGATAGGACATAAGCTAGGAGAGTTTTCCCCGACGCGTACATTTAAGGGACACTCCGGAGCGGATAAATCCGCAAAAACAGCAAAATCTACATCGGTGAAGGGTAAATAG
- the rpsC gene encoding 30S ribosomal protein S3 — translation MGQKTHPIGNRLGIIKTWDSKWYSKSAYAQQLHEDLKLQQYIKEKLYHSGISKVEIERAGQKIKIIIHTARPGIIIGKKGAEVENLKKAIESSITKQVSIDIKEIRKPELDAQLVAENIGMQIEKRVAYRRAMKKSVLSSMRFGALGVKIACAGRLSGAEIARTEWYKEGRVPLHTFRADIDYGTARAKTTYGIIGVKVWIYKGDVLPETKGAA, via the coding sequence TTGGGCCAGAAGACACATCCCATAGGTAACAGACTTGGAATTATAAAGACGTGGGACTCTAAGTGGTACAGTAAAAGTGCTTATGCCCAGCAGTTGCATGAGGATTTAAAGTTGCAACAGTATATAAAGGAAAAGTTGTATCATTCGGGAATAAGTAAGGTTGAGATAGAGCGTGCAGGGCAAAAGATAAAGATAATAATACACACAGCACGTCCTGGTATAATCATAGGAAAGAAGGGTGCAGAGGTTGAAAACCTTAAAAAAGCCATCGAATCATCTATAACAAAGCAAGTCAGCATTGATATAAAGGAAATTAGAAAACCAGAGCTTGACGCTCAACTGGTAGCTGAAAATATTGGGATGCAGATAGAAAAGCGTGTGGCATACAGAAGAGCAATGAAAAAATCTGTGCTGTCCTCTATGAGGTTTGGCGCTCTGGGGGTAAAGATAGCGTGTGCAGGGCGGCTTTCAGGAGCAGAAATAGCACGCACTGAATGGTATAAAGAAGGGCGGGTGCCGCTTCACACATTCAGAGCTGATATAGACTATGGCACGGCACGCGCAAAAACAACTTATGGAATAATCGGCGTAAAGGTTTGGATATATAAAGGAGATGTGCTCCCTGAGACAAAGGGTGCAGCCTGA
- the rpsM gene encoding 30S ribosomal protein S13, producing the protein MARIAGVDLPRKERVEIGLTRIFGIGRPTSRKILKESGVNPDTRVNDLTPDDVAKLRAVIDRDYKVEGDLKKEVSMSIKRLMDIGCYRGLRHKLGLPVRGQRTKTNARTRRGPTKSAIKKKGGK; encoded by the coding sequence ATGGCAAGAATAGCAGGAGTGGATTTACCCAGAAAAGAGCGAGTGGAGATTGGTTTAACCAGAATATTTGGAATAGGGAGACCAACCTCCAGAAAGATACTTAAAGAGTCCGGCGTAAACCCCGACACGAGGGTAAATGACCTGACACCAGATGACGTGGCTAAACTTAGGGCAGTGATAGACAGAGACTATAAGGTAGAAGGGGATTTAAAAAAAGAAGTCTCTATGAGCATCAAAAGGCTAATGGATATAGGCTGCTACCGAGGGTTAAGACACAAACTGGGACTGCCTGTGAGGGGGCAGAGAACTAAGACAAATGCAAGAACAAGACGTGGTCCTACTAAATCAGCAATCAAGAAAAAAGGAGGTAAATAA
- a CDS encoding type Z 30S ribosomal protein S14, whose product MAKTCMREKCKRPSKFKVRAYNRCQVCGRPRGYLRKFGLCRICFRMLALQGKVPGVIKSSW is encoded by the coding sequence ATGGCAAAGACGTGTATGAGAGAAAAGTGCAAGAGGCCGTCTAAGTTTAAAGTGAGGGCATACAATAGATGCCAGGTGTGTGGTAGGCCTCGCGGGTATTTAAGGAAATTCGGCCTTTGCCGTATATGTTTTAGAATGTTGGCACTACAGGGCAAAGTTCCCGGTGTGATAAAATCAAGTTGGTAG
- the rplF gene encoding 50S ribosomal protein L6 — MSRVGRKPIDIPSGVVVKIDGANVAVTGPKGKLNWRRPEGVTLTLSGSTLTVERQSDSKDHRSLHGLTRTLISNMCTGVSAGFVRNMELVGVGYRAQVKGDKIEFAVGYSHPVEMTLPTGVTAEVDKKQTKLVLMGIDKELLGQFAADIRSIRPPDAYKGKGIRYAEEVIKVKPGKTGTK; from the coding sequence ATGTCAAGAGTAGGAAGGAAACCGATAGATATACCATCAGGTGTAGTGGTTAAGATAGATGGTGCCAATGTGGCTGTGACCGGTCCAAAGGGGAAACTAAACTGGCGGCGGCCTGAGGGGGTAACGTTAACACTATCTGGCAGCACTCTGACTGTAGAGCGTCAAAGCGACAGCAAAGACCACAGATCGCTTCACGGGCTTACAAGGACCCTCATCAGCAACATGTGCACGGGTGTTTCCGCAGGGTTTGTACGAAATATGGAGCTTGTTGGCGTTGGGTACAGAGCGCAGGTTAAAGGTGATAAGATAGAGTTTGCTGTTGGGTATTCGCATCCTGTGGAGATGACGCTGCCAACTGGAGTTACTGCCGAGGTCGATAAAAAGCAGACTAAACTGGTTCTGATGGGAATAGATAAGGAATTGCTGGGACAGTTTGCGGCAGATATAAGAAGTATAAGACCGCCTGATGCGTATAAGGGTAAGGGCATACGGTATGCTGAAGAGGTTATAAAGGTAAAACCTGGTAAGACTGGTACGAAGTGA